From one Lotus japonicus ecotype B-129 chromosome 3, LjGifu_v1.2 genomic stretch:
- the LOC130742705 gene encoding protein SENSITIVE TO PROTON RHIZOTOXICITY 1-like has protein sequence MSNLDPDSQATTTRKLHPHEDPNFTAADPHVPLRNLFLVRTTMDSLHHFLSQSINTNSPLAADQITAVSNQIVSALHQTVVNGAALVSCSQNLTSAAGASVLPPTISIPEKSVKQTLDSKVEFAEDDTVEGRDGDWEIVELDAVELLAEHIHFCEICGKGFRRDANLRMHMRAHGNQFKTAEALAKPLVEDAGGQRERRFSCPFKGCNRNKRHRRFRALKSVVCVRNHFKRSHCPKMYACDRCHKRKSFSVLSDLKSHMRHCSESRWRCSCGTTFSRKDKLFGHIARFEGHVPAIALDEIGEKGKHVVEENEEDPIKEDELSNCFLNDDGLPEGFFDDFGSIDNYCLREVLGFPSSFK, from the exons ATGTCAAATCTGGATCCGGATTCGCAAGCCACCACGACCCGGAAACTTCACCCGCACGAGGATCCGAATTTCACCGCCGCAGACCCTCATGTTCCGCTTCGGAACCTCTTCCTGGTTCGGACCACGATGGATTCTCTGCATCATTTCTTATCTCAATCCATCAACACCAACTCTCCCCTCGCCGCAGATCAAATAACCGCCGTCTCCAACCAGATCGTCTCCGCCCTCCATCAGACCGTCGTCAACGGCGCCGCCCTTGTATCCTGCTCCCAAAATCTCACCTCCGCCGCCGGAGCCTCTGTCCTCCCGCCGACTATCTCCATTCCGGAGAAATCAGTGAAGCAGACGCTCGATTCGAAGGTTGAGTTTGCAGAAGACGACACCGTCGAAGGCCGCGACGGCGATTGGGAGATCGTGGAGCTTGACGCGGTGGAGCTTCTCGCGGAGCACATCCACTTCTGCGAGATCTGCGGGAAAGGCTTTCGGCGCGACGCGAATCTCCGGATGCACATGCGCGCGCACGGGAACCAGTTTAAGACAGCGGAGGCTCTGGCGAAGCCGCTGGTGGAAGATGCCGGCGGTCAGCGGGAGAGGCGGTTCTCATGTCCGTTCAAAGGGTGCAACCGGAACAAGCGGCACCGGAGGTTCAGGGCGTTGAAATCGGTGGTTTGCGTGAGGAACCATTTCAAGAGGAGCCACTGCCCGAAGATGTACGCGTGCGACCGGTGCCACAAGAGGAAGAGCTTCTCCGTGCTCTCCGACTTGAAGAGCCACATGAGGCACTGCAGCGAGTCGAG GTGGAGGTGCTCGTGCGGGACTACCTTTTCTAGGAAGGACAAGTTGTTTGGACACATTGCCCGGTTTGAGGGTCACGTGCCTGCGATAGCGTTGGACGAAATAGGGGAGAAAGGGAAGCACGTGGTGgaggaaaatgaagaagatcCAATTAAGGAAGATGAACTGAGCAATTGTTTTCTGAATGATGATGGGTTGCCGGAAGGGTTCTTTGATGATTTTGGCTCAATTGATAACTATTGTTTGCGGGAAGTTTTGGGATTTCCTAGTAGTTTCAAATGA
- the LOC130742707 gene encoding ubiquitin carboxyl-terminal hydrolase 3, whose product MGATGSKLEKALGDQFPEGERYFGLENFGNTCYCNSVLQALYFCVPFREQLLEYYGNNKSITDAEENLLTCLADLFSQISSQKKKTGVIAPKRFVQRLKKQNELFRSYMHQDAHEFLNFLLNELVDILEKEAQFAKNDQETSPPSEKIANGPKNGLANGGVKKEPLVTWVHKNFQGILTNETKCLQCETVTARDETFFDLSLDIEQNSSITSCLKNFSSTETLNAEDKFFCDKCCSLQEAQKRMKIKKPPHILVIHLKRFKYMEQLGRYKKLSYRVVFPLELRLSDTVEEADIEYSLFAVVVHVGSGPNHGHYVSLVKSHNHWLFFDDENVEMIDESAVQTFFGSSQEYSSNTDHGYILFYESVGSGN is encoded by the exons ATGGGTGCTACGGGCTCCAAGCTTGAGAAGGCTCTTGGCGACCAATTTCCTGAAGGGGAACGTTACTTTGGCCTTGAGAATTTCGGCAACACTTGTTACTGCAACAGCGTTTTGCAG GCTCTATACTTCTGTGTTCCTTTTCGTGAACAATTGCTAGAGTATTATGGAAATAACAAAAGCATAACAGATGCAGAGGAAAATCTTTTGACTTGCTTAGCTGACCTATTTTCACAG ATAAGTtcccagaagaagaaaacaggtGTCATTGCTCCAAAACGATTTGTACAGAGGttgaaaaaacaaaatgaaCTGTTCCGTAGCTATATGCACCAG GATGCCCACGAATTCTTGAACTTTCTGTTAAATGAACTTGTTGACATTCTTGAGAAGGAGGCCCAGTTTGCAAAAAATGATCAAGAGACATCACCACCTTCTGAAAAGATTGCAAATGGACCAAAGAATGGTCTAGCTAATGGTGGTGTTAAAAAAGAGCCTTTAGTTACTTGGGTGCACAAAAATTTTCAG GGAATACTCACCAACGAGACAAAATGCTTGCAATGTGAAACAGTAACGGCAAGGGACGAAACATTTTTTGACCTGAGCCTTGATATTGAACAAAACAGTTCGATTACAAGTTGTTTGAAAAATTTCAGTTCGACTGAGACGTTGAATGCCGAAGACAAATTTTTTTGTGACAAGTGCTGCAG CTTGCAAGAAGCCCAGAAGAGGATGAAGATAAAGAAACCTCCTCACATTTTGGTCATCCATCTTAAGCGGTTTAAATACATGGAACAGCTAGGCCGCTACAAGAAGCTATCGTACCGTGTTGTCTTCCCCCTTGAGCTCAGGTTGAGTGATACTGTTGAAGAGGCAGATATTGAGTATTCTCTATTTGCAGTTGTTGTCCATGTTGGGAGTGGGCCCAACCACGGGCATTATGTCAGCCTTGTGAAAAGCCATAACCACTGGTTATTTTTTGACGACGAAAATGTTGAGATGATTGATGAGTCTGCTGTTCAGACATTCTTTGGGTCATCTCAAGAATATTCCAGTAATACAGACCATGGTTACATTTTGTTCTATGAGAGCGTTGGCTCTGGTAACTGA